TCCACGAAATCTATCCAACCTTCGGGAATATGTTTACATGGGTCTTATCTAAGCGACCCAACTTTGTATCTCACAAAAAAGATAAAAAATGAGTAAAACAATTTTAATTACAGGAGCATCTTCGGGTTTTGGAAAAGGAACAGCCATAGGATTAGCAAAAAAAGGACATCGTGTCATAGCAGCTGTTCACGTAGAACCTTTAAAAACAATTTTGCTTGAAGAAGCAAAAAATGAAGGAGTAGAATTAGAGGTAATAGTTCTTGATGTTACCAAAGAAAGTGACCGTCAATTTGCTTTTAACAGTTATGAAATTGATGTATTAATGAGCAATGCAGGAATTATGGAAACAGGCCCTGTAGCAGAAATTCCAATTGAAAATGTACGTAGAAATTATGAAGTAAATGTTTTTGCACCGCTTCAACTGGTTCAAGGATTTTTGCCTCAAATGGTAAAACGCGGTTCAGGTAAAGTTATTTTTACTTCGTCAATGGGTGGATTAATTACCGTTCCATTTGCTGCAATTTACACTTCTACAAAACACGCATTGGAAGGTATGGCTGAAGGTTTAAAAGACGAGTTGTCTGGAACAGGAGTTGAAATTTGTACTGTAAATCCAGGTGTTTTTGGCACAGGGTTTAATGACCGTGGTGCGGAGACATTGACAAAATGGTGGAACCCAGAAAAGTCATTGTCAAAAATGGGAACCATTCAAGCTTTTACAGACCCTAAAGGTTTAGAAAATCAACTCGACCCACAAATAATGGTAGACGCAATGATAAGAGTTGCTGAAGAGGACAATTCTAAGTTCAGAAATGTAATTCCAGAAGCCATTGTACCGTGGATAAAAGCTACACAAGAACAGGCTTGGAAAGCTAAAAAGAACGATTTATTGACTGTAGACCCAAGTAGCTTATAATGGAAAGGAAAACAAACATAAAGGCTCGTGCTATTATTGATGCTAGCCCTCAAAAAGTATGGGACGTCCTAACCGATTTTGATAATCTCAAGTCCTGGAGTTCTTCTTTTCAAGGATTAAGCGGAGATTTTAAGAAAAACGGTGAAATAGAAGTTACCTTTAAATCCCCTTTTGGTCAAAGTAAGATGAAAAAAAAGCTGTTTCAATTTGAAGAGGGCAAAACATTTGCTTGGACCGGTGTCTTTATGTTAGGTATGAGCGATTATCATACATATACTTTAAAAGCTACTTCAGATGGCAAAACCGAGTTTATACAAACCGATGGACTTTATGGAGGTGCAAGTTTTTTACTAGGAAAAATTCTTGAGAAACAAATGCAAAAAGGATATGAGGTTTTTAACAAAGAATTAAAGGCTTTTGTGGAAAGTAAAAAAGAAGCTATCTAATGAATACTATTTATCGCGTAAAATCAATTTCAGAAATACACCAACTATTTAAATTGGCGAAACCGAAACATCCTCTTGTTTCGGTTTTTCGTCATTCAGATTTAGTGGTGCCCGATAATTTTACAACGCAATCATTTACTACCGATATGTATATGATTAGCATAAAAGTAAAGCAAGAAGCCGTAGTCAATTACGGTAGAGAAACGTATGATTTTCAAGAAGGAACAGTGGTGTTTTTTGCTCCTAATCAAGTATTTTCTTTTAGTTCGGCAGATTTCTCAAATTGTGAAGATGAATGGACACTCGTTTTTCATCCCGATTTTATTTCTAAGACAAGTCTTGGAAACGAAATTGATAATTATCATTTTTTCAACTACGAAATCAATGAAGCGTTACACGTATCAGAAGATGAAAAGTTGGCACTAAATGATTTGATATTAAAAATAGAAAAGGAATATTATCAGCTAATTGATAAACATACACAAGAAATTATTTGCATTAATATTGAAACCATTTTAAAATATTGCAACCGCTTTTATGCTCGCCAATTCATTACGCGTAAAACAGGCAACAATACATATTTAGCCAAATTTGAAGCTTATTTGAAAAAATATTTTGAACAAAATTTAATAGAAAATGGATTGCCTACAGTTAAGCAATGTGCTAGTGCTGTGCACTTATCGCCTCATTATTTTAGCGACCTATTAAAAGAAGAAACAGGAAAATCAGCTAAAGAGCATATTGACTTGTTTGTAGTTAAAAAAGCAAAAAATCAGCTACAAAATCCAGAATTAAGCATTAGTGAAGTTGCCTTTAATTTAGGCTTTGATTACCCTAATCATTTCAGCAAATTCTTTAAGATGAAAACGGGATTGAGCCCAACAGAGTATCGAAATATGAATTAAAGCCAGTGGGTAACAATGAATAAGCGGCATTAAAACGACCGCTTATACTAAACGTTAGCAATAATTTGAAACAACTCGTAACGTCGACCGACTATTATTAAAAACCAACTGAATGAAATATTTTAGAAAACTACAGATTATTATACTATTGATTTCATTGACAGGATTGATACTAGCGTGTTCTGATAAAAGTCGAACAATAGAAAACCAAGAAGATTTATTATGGGGGTTAGAAGAAGAGTATATAAAAGCTCATAAAGACGCTGACCTTTCGAAAATTTTATCAATGTGGGACGAAAATTTTCTTGGTTGGCCAAGTCGTTTAGAGAACTCTGCAAGAAAGACTTCTGGTTCGGAATACTTACAAAAATACTTTTCGAAACCAATGCCTGCGGACACAGAATTCCAAATAGAAAAACAGGGGATTTATATCGAAAACAATGTTGCAATTCTTCATTATCGACTTTTCCTTTTTCAAAGTAGCACTCGATTAACCCACACTTGGATTAAGCGAGGCGATGACTGGTATATACTTGGAGGGATGGATTGGAATGAATAAATTGAATAAAAAACTATTGCCAACAATCTATAACCGCAATTTACTCACGGATGTTTATTTTTTATGGAGTTCGTCAGTCGCTTCGCTCGTGTCGGTGGATTGGCCTACGTCCGAATCCACGCGGAATTGCTAACGTCTGTGCTAAACCGAAAATTAACACCTATTAACCTGTAAATGAAGGTTATACGAGACCTTTGGCGGGTAATTCTGAACAGACAGATACCAAAACTGACCAAACAAAAAGTAAGTCCAATTACTTAAAATAAGTTGGTGCTTCGCATCAACTTATTCTGCTTTTTATTATTTTTGTATCGAACATTACAATAATATGAAAGGAAGACCAAACATTCATCACGAGAAAGAGGTTGTTCTAAAAGCTCAAGAACTATTTTGGAAAAAGGGGTACAACGCTACTTCGTTAGCAGACCTAAGCAAAGCAACAGGAGCTGGTGCAGGAAGTTTGTACAACTCATTTAAAGGTGGGAAAAAAGAACTTTTCAAAAAATCACTTCAACAACGAAGAGAAGATTTTAACAACTTCAAAATACAATTAGAAAAAAGTGATAGTCCCATTGAACTAATAAAGGATTTTTTCCTTTCTGTAGCTGTTGCTTCTAAAAACACTCATTTAAAAGGTTGTATAATTTCTAATACAGTTGTTGAAATGACTTTTGTAGATAACGAATTAGAACAATCAGCAATCGAAATATTGAAAGACACAGAAGAACTTTATACCTCTATCATTCTTACAGAACAAAAAAGAGGGAACATAAAATCAAAATTGCCTGCCGATGATTTAGGAAAATTTTTAATTACCCTTTGGTGTGGAATTAATTCACTTAGAAGGATTTACCCTAATGAAAAAATACTTAAACAGCAAATAGAAATGCAACTGCAAATATTAAGCTAATTTTTTTGACTATTTATTGAACAATCATTACAAAAATGAACGATGGATTTAAAACTAAACGAGAAAAGAGCATTTATAAGTGGCTCAACACAAGGAATTGGCTTTGCTATTGCACAGCAATTATTAAAAGAGGGGGTGTCTGTTACAATTAACGGACGACAAGCTGAAAAGACCAATCAAGCCAAAGAGAGGTTACAGAAAGAATTTCCAACCTCCAATATTTCAGCATTATCGGCAGACTTTTCAAAAAAAGAAGAAGTTGAGAAATTGCTAAACCAACTTTCGAACATAGATATTTTGGTTAACAATCTTGGCATTTTCGGGATAGAAAAATTTGAAAATATTACAGACGAAGATTGGTATAGATATTTTGAAATAAATGTAATGAGTAGTGTTCGTTTATCAAGACAACTATTACCCGAAATGCTGAATAAAAAATGGGGACGAATTATTTTTATTAGTAGTGAATCGGGAGTAAATGTTCCCGAAAATATGATACATTACGGAATGACAAAATCAGCAATGTCAGCTATTGCAAATGGACTTTCTAAACTGACTAAAGGAACGGAAGTTACCATAAATACAGTTCTAGGTGGACCGACTTATTCAGACGGAGTTGCGACAGTTGTTGAGCAAATTGCACAAATGCAAAAACTTGACGTTGAGCAAATGAAAAATGCAATTATAGAGCAGTCTAATCCACATATTTTATTACAGCGATTTATTAATCCAAATGAAATTGCAAATTTAGTCACTTACCTAGCAAGTCCCCTTTCTATTGCTACAAATGGAGCAACTTTAAGAGCAGATTCGGGAGTACTAAAGACGATTTAAAAACGAAACAACTCAATGCAAAATATATTACTTAGATTATGATAGGGATATTTATAACAAATATTCAAAACGAAGTTCAACTGAACAAAATCGTGAACTCAATCAAAACAGATAGTCCTGAACTAAAAGTTAGTTACGACCTGAACGAAACCGAAAAACAATATCCTTGCGGACATACGGTGTTAAGGGTAGAGGGCAAAAAAATCAATGCTGATAAAATTTTGACAGCAGTTAATAGTTATGACCATAATTGTGAAATTTTGGAAGACAAAATTTGCATATAATAAAAGTATCAATGACTGAATTTTGGGAGCAAGCATTCAAGGAAAATCAAGAAATGTGGGGGTCAGAACCTGCCAAGTCAACCGTTATAACGAAAGACTTTTTTGCTAAACATAATATAAAAAATGTCCTTATTCCAGGGATTGGTTACGGAAGAAATGCACAAATTTTCCGAAAAAATGGAATGTCTGTAACGGGAATTGAAATCTCACAAACCGCTATTAACATAGCACACGAACATTTTGGTAATGATTTATTAATCCACCACGGTTCAGTAACCGAAATGCCGTTTGATGATAAATTGTATGACGGAATATTTTGTTACGGACTAATTTACTTGCTAAATAAAGACGAAAGAAAGAAACTAATTCAAGACTGTTTTAATCAGTTGACCGAAACGGGATTTATGGTGTTTACGGTAATTACGAAAGACGCTCAAACTTATGGACAAGGAAAACTTGTAAGTAAGGATCGATTTGAAATGTTTGGTGGTGTTAAAATTTTCTTCTACGATAAAGAATCTATAAAAGAAGAGTTTGGAGCTTTTGGTTTATTTGAAACTACGGAAGTAAATGAAAACTACCCTTTTCATTTAATAAAATGTACAAAGAACTTATCATTAGAACAAAAAAACACTACCGCTAAAGCCGTGTATTATTAATTGCTTTTTTTAGTCTTAAACAAATAGCGCAACTAATCTTATACAAACACCTTGTGTGTAAGTGAAACAAAACTCAAACTGAAATTAAAAATAGAGACATGAAAACAAAAATGAATTTTAAGAGCCCATTTCCAATGATTTTAATGGCACTATTTTTTTGGACTTCAACATCTGAATTGATTGCTCAAGAAAAAAGGCCGAACTGAAAGACTTTAAGGTTATTGTGGAGAAAACTGACAATGGAATAAAAATGAAAAGCGAAAAAGGTAGTGCTTGTTTAGACTTATCATTTAGCTTGAATAACGACCGACCACAAGCAGTAGATGAATACGGAATGACTGAATTAAAAAACGTTTCGGAAAATAAAGACGAAAAACTTGCGGACTTTTTATTTACGATAACTAAAACGGAAAACGGAATTGAACTCAAAGGAATTGAGGGAACAGCGTGGACTGAATTAAATTTTTCTCTTGCCGAGAACAAAAAGCAAGCAATTGACCAATTTGGAATGACAAGTTTGAACTAAAAACACCTACAAACAACAAAGAACTGAGGTAAAAAACAAGTTGCTTAAATTCAATTTAGACATAGAATTCTCATTACTCAATTCTTTATAATCTTTAAAAAAGACTCAATTGTCCAGTCTTATATCGCCCATGCAATTCCGTATTCAAGGCTGGGAATTTTTTATCCTTAAAATAGTTGCGTCTTGCTAGCCTTACCATGTCATGGATTTGGGTGGCTATTTTGCCCTCTCCCTTGCTTCGGATTCCAAAGCGGCTATCGTTTAGGGTTCCGCCGTGACATTCCTTGATCTGGTTTAACACCTTATACGCCCTATCTGGCATCGTCTTGTGAATCCAATCGGTAAAAATACCCCCAATGGCACCATTCAATCTAACTATGGTAAAAGCGAAGGACAATGCTCCATTTTCCGATACAGTCTTGGCCAAATCCAAAATTTCATGGCTATTGATTCCTGGAATGATGGGTGCCAGCATTGCGTTTACGGGAATGCCGTTTTCAGACAGCACTTTTATCGTCTTCAGCCTTTTGGGGATAGAGGCGGTTCTCGGTTCCAAAATCCGACGGGTCTCCTCTTTCAAGGAGGTCACCGAAACATTCACCCCTATCAAACCGTAGTTGTTCAACTCTTTTAAAAGGTGCAAATCCCTTAAAATCAATCCATTTTTTGTAATGATACCAACGGGGTGTCTATATTTTAAAAATACTTCTAGACACTCCCTCGTAATTTTATATTTATGCTCTGCGGGTTGATAGCAATCCGTGTTTCCAGAAAGTACAATGGTGCACGCTTTCCAAGCCTTGCTTTTTAGCTTTGCCTCCAACAACTTTGGAGCATCACGCTTTACCAAAATTTTACGCTCAAAATCCAATCCTGCGCTATATCCCCAATATTCATGCGTATTCCTTGCATAACAATACACACATCCATGTTCGCAACCTTGATACGTATTCATGGAATACATCATCCCAACATCCGGACTCTTAACCTCGTTAACAATGGTCTTGGGAAAAATGGGAATGTACTGGGTTCTGTTGTTATCTGCCGATTCACCTTCGAGACGACAAAACTCCAGGAAGTCGTCCCTGGTCTCGTAAATATGCTGAAGAAATTTATTGGGCGTATTTTCTTGTGCGCCCCTTCCTTTAATGGTATAATCAGAATTCATTTTATTGGATTTATTCCAAAAATATGGAATAAATCCAATAAATAATGTTATTTAACAGCTACTTGCACCAATTGCTTTTTGGAACCTCGTTTCGCATAGAACATAAGCTCATCATTTAGATGGTCTACATAGGGTCTGGAAACCATTAATGGAAGGCGTGCATCCGTATCATCAATAACCTTTTCGTAGGTCATATGGCCTTTATCGTCCAACTTGATCAAAAATACGTTTCTATTCCTACTCAAGCCCTGTTTGAACATGATACGCTCATCGCTCAATTGCTGCGGATTTTCAGCGGAAGTACTGATAAAGAAATAGGTTTTATCTCCCTTGGTATATGAGCTATAGGAAGCGTAGGCCCCATCTCCTTGGGTCACCTCGGTCTTATTGATGTTTCTGGCCCAAATAAGGTCTCCATCGTTACTTAATTTTGCGCTTACAATGTCATTGTGATGATATCTTGTAATCATGACACGGCCCCCACTGCTGTTCGCTTGTGTACTCGTGCTTGTAAAATATTCCTCGGCATTGAATAGGATTTCCCCTTTTGATGTAATATCCATCCCTTTGAATACCAAATTTTTAAGTGTCTTGTCTTCTTCCCTACCAAACTTGTCCATCATGAACTGATCGGAAAAAGGGTTAAATTTTTGCACTTCAATTTCCAAGGTTTGGGGATTCAGTTTAAAATAGGAAATACCATTGTAGCGGTTATCCTTTCTATCCGCATAAAATCCAAGACACAATAATTCATTACCCTTGAAAATAGGTTTTAGGGCCTCTGGGAATTTACCCGGAGTATAAAAGGACTGGGTACTTCCTCCCGTATTGGAAACGCGTACCATTTCATACTGAAACTTGCGCTCCGTGGCATTGAACCTTTTTTTCTTAAAATAGGCCTTACCCACTAAATAAACGTTGCTCAAATCCTTTGAAAAGGTAATCGTTTCAAAGGCATAGTTCTTTTCCTCCACCTCATCGGAAAAATCATGTTCCATAAGTTTTTTGAGACCTGCATCAAAAACATGGATAAAATGTTTGTTGTTCTTTCCTTTCTTAAAATGTGTGGTAATGGCGAATGCCGATTTTTCGTCGTTAAAAAGTACCGATGTGGTGAAACCGGAAGAAAAATTCCTGTTGTAATAGTTGCGGTCCAAGGGCTCCGATACCGGGTCTGAAGGAATGGTCAAAATAGTCTCCTTAGAAAATTGATAGTCCGTATAGGGGCTTCTATGAATTTGATATTCATAGGCCATACCATCAAAATTATATTCCAGAAACAGTAAATAGACCTGTCCGTTTTTAATGTAGGCATCTACAAAATTCGCGTTTTTCAGTTTATAATTGAATTCGGACAAGAGTTCCAGATCCTTGTTGTAGTGTTCAATAAAATAGCCTTTAGGCTTTAAAACGATGCCCGTGTAATAGGCCCTTACGATGACAGTTCCCCCCTCGCCATCGTCCGCAATGGCCAGTAGGTTGGAATATTTGTACTTATCATTGTATTTTTCACCAATGTTGTAAGCAAGATCATTTTGCTGGGCAAAGGAAATACTGATAGTTGCCAAAAATAGCGACAGGAAAAATTTTCTTAACATGTTTGGTTCGGTATTATCTACGAACCCGGGAAATCTGCTTTTCTCTTTTCCATGAATGCGGTTGTACCTTCGGCAAAATCGTCAGTTCCAAAACATTCACCAAAAGCTTCGATTTCCTGCTCGTAGCCGTTAACAGTATTCATAAAACCCGCATTTACCGCTTTTATTGCATAGGATATGGCCACAGTGGAGTTGTTGCCTATTTTTTGCGCCAATTTTTTACAGAGGGGCAACAATTCCTCCATAGGAACCACATGGTTGACCAACCCATAGTTCATGGCTTGATCGGCAGAAATCATTCCTGCCGTCATAATCATTTCCATGGCCCTTCCCTTACCTACTAGTTGCGGAAGGCGCTGTGTACCACCATAACCGGGAATAACGCCCAAGGAAACCTCTGGCAAGCCCATTTTGGCATTTTCACTGGCAACCCTAAAATGGCAGGCCATGGCCAATTCCAATCCTCCTCCCAAGGCAAAACCATTTACGGCCGCTATGACAGGTTTGGATAAGTTTTCCACAAAATCGAATAGTAATTCCTGGCCTTTGGCGGCCAACTTTTTGCCTTTTTTTACCGAAAAATCAGCAAATTCAGAAATATCGGCCCCGGCCACAAAAGCCTTTTCCCCGCTACCGGTGATGATAATCACTTTAATATCTGAATCATCCTCCAGTTCACAGATGGCCTCATGTAATTCTTGGATGGTTTCCCTGTTGAGAGCATTTAATTTTTTAGGCCGATTAATAGTAACAGTAGCAATGGCATCTTCAATTTCTAAGAGTATTGTTTCGTAAGACATATTCGTTTCTATTTATTTAATGGTAGTCATATTTACAACCCTGGGAAATTTAACACAAAAAACAGTGCCCTTTCCAGGATGTGAAGTGAAATTTATAGTTCCTTTATAGGTCTCCACAATATTCTTTACCATTCCCAGACCTAATCCCATTCCACTGGTTTTCGTTGTAAATTTAGGCTCGAAGATTTTATCCTCGACTTCTTTTTCAATTCCTTTTCCATTGTCTGCCACAGAAATTTTTACCATTTCCCCATCAATCGCCACAGAAACCAAAATTCTTGGGGAGGGGTTTTCCTCCGTAATGGCCTGTATGGCATTCTTGACCAAATTCGTAACCACCCTAATCAATTGCGTGCGATCCAATTTGGCAATGATCTCCTCTTCCTCTGCGATAAAATGAATGTAATCCTCATTAAAGATGTCCAAGGC
This window of the Maribacter cobaltidurans genome carries:
- a CDS encoding SDR family NAD(P)-dependent oxidoreductase, encoding MDLKLNEKRAFISGSTQGIGFAIAQQLLKEGVSVTINGRQAEKTNQAKERLQKEFPTSNISALSADFSKKEEVEKLLNQLSNIDILVNNLGIFGIEKFENITDEDWYRYFEINVMSSVRLSRQLLPEMLNKKWGRIIFISSESGVNVPENMIHYGMTKSAMSAIANGLSKLTKGTEVTINTVLGGPTYSDGVATVVEQIAQMQKLDVEQMKNAIIEQSNPHILLQRFINPNEIANLVTYLASPLSIATNGATLRADSGVLKTI
- a CDS encoding enoyl-CoA hydratase/isomerase family protein; the protein is MSYETILLEIEDAIATVTINRPKKLNALNRETIQELHEAICELEDDSDIKVIIITGSGEKAFVAGADISEFADFSVKKGKKLAAKGQELLFDFVENLSKPVIAAVNGFALGGGLELAMACHFRVASENAKMGLPEVSLGVIPGYGGTQRLPQLVGKGRAMEMIMTAGMISADQAMNYGLVNHVVPMEELLPLCKKLAQKIGNNSTVAISYAIKAVNAGFMNTVNGYEQEIEAFGECFGTDDFAEGTTAFMEKRKADFPGS
- a CDS encoding helix-turn-helix domain-containing protein; the encoded protein is MNTIYRVKSISEIHQLFKLAKPKHPLVSVFRHSDLVVPDNFTTQSFTTDMYMISIKVKQEAVVNYGRETYDFQEGTVVFFAPNQVFSFSSADFSNCEDEWTLVFHPDFISKTSLGNEIDNYHFFNYEINEALHVSEDEKLALNDLILKIEKEYYQLIDKHTQEIICINIETILKYCNRFYARQFITRKTGNNTYLAKFEAYLKKYFEQNLIENGLPTVKQCASAVHLSPHYFSDLLKEETGKSAKEHIDLFVVKKAKNQLQNPELSISEVAFNLGFDYPNHFSKFFKMKTGLSPTEYRNMN
- a CDS encoding nuclear transport factor 2 family protein, which produces MKYFRKLQIIILLISLTGLILACSDKSRTIENQEDLLWGLEEEYIKAHKDADLSKILSMWDENFLGWPSRLENSARKTSGSEYLQKYFSKPMPADTEFQIEKQGIYIENNVAILHYRLFLFQSSTRLTHTWIKRGDDWYILGGMDWNE
- a CDS encoding SRPBCC domain-containing protein, translated to MERKTNIKARAIIDASPQKVWDVLTDFDNLKSWSSSFQGLSGDFKKNGEIEVTFKSPFGQSKMKKKLFQFEEGKTFAWTGVFMLGMSDYHTYTLKATSDGKTEFIQTDGLYGGASFLLGKILEKQMQKGYEVFNKELKAFVESKKEAI
- a CDS encoding class I SAM-dependent methyltransferase; protein product: MTEFWEQAFKENQEMWGSEPAKSTVITKDFFAKHNIKNVLIPGIGYGRNAQIFRKNGMSVTGIEISQTAINIAHEHFGNDLLIHHGSVTEMPFDDKLYDGIFCYGLIYLLNKDERKKLIQDCFNQLTETGFMVFTVITKDAQTYGQGKLVSKDRFEMFGGVKIFFYDKESIKEEFGAFGLFETTEVNENYPFHLIKCTKNLSLEQKNTTAKAVYY
- a CDS encoding SDR family oxidoreductase, with protein sequence MSKTILITGASSGFGKGTAIGLAKKGHRVIAAVHVEPLKTILLEEAKNEGVELEVIVLDVTKESDRQFAFNSYEIDVLMSNAGIMETGPVAEIPIENVRRNYEVNVFAPLQLVQGFLPQMVKRGSGKVIFTSSMGGLITVPFAAIYTSTKHALEGMAEGLKDELSGTGVEICTVNPGVFGTGFNDRGAETLTKWWNPEKSLSKMGTIQAFTDPKGLENQLDPQIMVDAMIRVAEEDNSKFRNVIPEAIVPWIKATQEQAWKAKKNDLLTVDPSSL
- a CDS encoding PA0069 family radical SAM protein — encoded protein: MNSDYTIKGRGAQENTPNKFLQHIYETRDDFLEFCRLEGESADNNRTQYIPIFPKTIVNEVKSPDVGMMYSMNTYQGCEHGCVYCYARNTHEYWGYSAGLDFERKILVKRDAPKLLEAKLKSKAWKACTIVLSGNTDCYQPAEHKYKITRECLEVFLKYRHPVGIITKNGLILRDLHLLKELNNYGLIGVNVSVTSLKEETRRILEPRTASIPKRLKTIKVLSENGIPVNAMLAPIIPGINSHEILDLAKTVSENGALSFAFTIVRLNGAIGGIFTDWIHKTMPDRAYKVLNQIKECHGGTLNDSRFGIRSKGEGKIATQIHDMVRLARRNYFKDKKFPALNTELHGRYKTGQLSLF
- a CDS encoding TetR/AcrR family transcriptional regulator is translated as MKGRPNIHHEKEVVLKAQELFWKKGYNATSLADLSKATGAGAGSLYNSFKGGKKELFKKSLQQRREDFNNFKIQLEKSDSPIELIKDFFLSVAVASKNTHLKGCIISNTVVEMTFVDNELEQSAIEILKDTEELYTSIILTEQKRGNIKSKLPADDLGKFLITLWCGINSLRRIYPNEKILKQQIEMQLQILS